Genomic segment of Citrus sinensis cultivar Valencia sweet orange chromosome 7, DVS_A1.0, whole genome shotgun sequence:
TCCACAAAGTTAGCTTCTTCTAGATTTTCGTTATCCAATCCGTTGGaagttttttataattctataTCAATGTTATTTATCTGCAAACTAATAATGCAGTTTGTGTTattaactttaatattttagcaTCTGTCGGAGTCATCTAGTtgagataataaaatcttttgtaTTGAAAACAAGAgattttggggaaaaaaaaaagtttatttgaGTTTCCTTCTTATCTGCATTGTCCAAAGAGtaatactaaaaattttaaattatttttaaaatttcaatgtaAACTGTGCGACATATGGTATGTTATTTCTTAAGTAGATGAGAGGATTTTCACTAGTTTCAAGTGATTTTTATGTCATAAGGCTGTAAGTAAACCCAATGGAGGATCTAGCCTAATCAGGTGATATTTGCGGATGGAGACTTGGGTTTgcagttatttttatttgtgacTTTCTGATCTTTTGTCTTTAGAATGGAAATTAGATGATTATGAATGAATTTGGTGATGGGTGGATTGGAATGGTGatgaaatttatcattttctttttattttcaaattaaaattagctCTTATTATGTTTGCAAgggttaaataattaataaagttaacAACCATTATAACGGGGATttgaacttaatttaaaatactagGAGAATTTTGACTAAACAGCAGAGagattatatttattttccctAAAATATACCCAATCGTACTTGTAATAGTTGTCGGGTTACctaaataagcaaaaaattacaaaggcTCTAAGAAgatgaatattaattttaaataattgaatatatatatttcaattaagttatattttatgttcttcCACAAGGCTCTTTAGCATAACTTGGGagtttgaataataataagagtaataatataattataaactcttgtagaattttttattgtacaaactgatgtggcataatttaattgattggaTGAAATATCTCTTAAtacacatgatttgtttttattatatttatttttaattcaactaatgagttgatgtcaaatcaatttgtacaagagtttgtggctgtatttTCACTCTAATAATAacaagaaggagaagaagggaTATTAGTTGTTATTTAGTGAGAGATTTTTACCATTCTGGATCCAAATCATCTCCTAATCTAATCTTTcctaatgttttaaaaaaaattaacatgtgtaatttaaattattggaTGTACAAGATTTAACtcaatcttaatttttcttattaaacaCAAAAACACATAGTTTTACTAATTatctaaaaactaaaaataataaaacttaacAATgtaactttctttcttttctttcttttatccCCTTCTCCTTCCAAGCAGCCCCTTCTTACCTTCCtgtagtgttttttttttttttttccttcgcTTCcttaatcataaattttaactttGGCAATAcacatgaagaaaaaaaatgccatTGGTAGAAAAAGAGacaaaattagaaagaaatgGATAAAGATTAGATTTTTctagattttcaaaattctattCTGTTAtgtctaatttatttatatatttattttttcaagcagccaaaaaaaaaaaaaaaccttcgTCATActcataaacattaattttggtAATAAACATGACCATATAGAAGaacagaaaatataaaaattggaTCGAACGAGCAACATCGTGGGCCTGGTGGCCAATCACTTCATCTAGACCGTCACGCGAACAAAATTTAAGTATGTGATAATGGAAgtggaaagaagaaaaagaaaagaaaggaaaaataagatattattaaatgatttaaaaaattaatgttaacgTTCCTTAGTCAACTATCAAAACAATATGTTTTTTAACAAGGAAAATTAAGTAAACCTTGTacatacaataatttaaattacacatgttaaatttatttaaaatattaaaaaaattagattaagaaagaatctaaatctatCTTCTAAAAGAATCAGTATAAAATAggatatttaaaacataattaacttgtatttataattCAGTCCACATTGTACTATTCTTTTAACTCCATGCAAGTACCCCTTTATAATGTTTGATTTCTGTTTGCCTTTTCTCATTCTTTATatgggttttttttaaattatttcttgtTTGGTTACCGGGAAAGAGAGAAGGAAAGAAGACAATAACAGGGggacagatttttttttttttttttaatttggcaCCTTGTATGCCAAGTAACCTTTGAATGactttttgttgttgttgatgtttTATTTCGTATCGTGGtaactaatttttgtttgaattaagctttttttttctgatcTTTAGAACTCCAGTACGTAATGATCATTGCACTTTTTATGAGAaactttcttttaatattgtagaCTAAAAGTTACAGCTGCCTAATCACAGCTAAATTCGAAcgaaatgtttattttttatattggtTTCTATGCATGGTCTTGAGGTTGTGATACTAGAAAAATCAATCATGGAATACATATTGATTCCTGCAATATTGATGCTTTGAACAGAGAAGACATGGAAGAGGTACAAAAGTAGTTGACTATAGCAACTTCAGGTACTAAGGGTGAGGACTCTGAACTCTTTCATCCTGACCTCAGATGACACGAAACAGGTAGAATAAACATTTTAAGTGGCTTCATCCTCCCACTGTAGCTCCTCCCACCATTCTTTCTCTCCATCGATGACAATTTTACGTTCCTTTATGCTGATGGAACTCAGGGAAAGTTTCTTCAGCTTTGGGCATCCATGCACTCTGATTGTCTTCAGATGCGGAAAGGGCAAGGGATAACGGTAGATGCTCTTCAAATTCCCTGCACCCAATAGGGTTAGACTTTCGAGTTGTGCAAACAAGTTGGGCCTTCCCATTATCTCTGAAACTTCACCACTCAATTTTTCAGCGCTGATTATTTCTTCCATGGCATGACATTCCATTATCACAATCTTCTTGAGGTTTGGAGCAAAAACTAGCCACGTCAAGTCCTTCACTGTGCAAAAACTTATGCCAACCGCGTGAACACTGCAGAAACCAAGTTGGGCCTTCCCATTATCTCTGAAACTTCACCACTCAATTTTTCAGCGCTGATTATTTCTTCCATGGCATGACATTCCATTATCACAATCTTCTTGAGGTTTGGAGCAAAAACTAGCCACGTCAAGTCCTTCACTGTGCAAAAACTTATGCCAACCGCGTGAACACTGCAGAAACCAAGTTGGGCCTTCCCATTATCTCTGAAACTTCACCACTCAATTTTTCAGCGCTGATTATTTCTTCCATGGCATGACATTCCATTATCACAATCTTCTTGAGGTTTGGAGCAAAAACTAGCCACGTCAAGTCCTTCACTGTGCAAAAACTTATGCCAACCGCGTGAACACTGCAGAAACCAAGTTGGGCCTTCCCATTATCTCTGAAACTTCACCACTCAATTTTTCAGCGCTGATTATTTCTTCCATGGCATGACATTCCATTATCACAATCTTCTTGAGGTTTGGAGCAAAAACTAGCCACGTCAAGTCCTTCACTGTGCAAAAACTTATGCCAACCGCGTGAACACTGCAGAAACCACTTTGGAGCACTTTTGGTACCTCTTCTGCATAGTCAATCTTCAGCTCTTCCAAATTACTGCTATCAATCTTTAACTCCTGGAGATGCTCCATGTGTGCTAGATGTAAGACATTGACCGCCGGACTTTTACAGGATCTAATGGATAGAGATTGAGTAACGCTCAGCAGCTTTGGAAATTTCAAAAGGAAT
This window contains:
- the LOC127898789 gene encoding disease resistance protein SUMM2-like is translated as MARIPQQMISSFSKLQVLKKMECGLSADALSLIKELLCLEHLNHITLTFESSRAVEFLLKFPKLLSVTQSLSIRSCKSPAVNVLHLAHMEHLQELKIDSSNLEELKIDYAEEVPKVLQSGFCSVHAVGISFCTVKDLTWLVFAPNLKKIVIMECHAMEEIISAEKLSGEVSEIMGRPNLVSAVFTRLA